The nucleotide sequence TGGTAATGAGTATTATTTTAGACCAGTTATATGAACTGCTGATGTGCAAGCTGTTAAAACAGGATGGTATGACAGCGGGAGAAATGCTTGAATACTTTGACAGGCGCCCTCCGATTTTTGCAGTAAATAAAGCTATTGATAATGGTATGAGATATAGTGAAAGTTATTTGAAAAAAATGGTCGATAAAGGTTTGAAATATTCAATTGATATGAAGTCAGGCAGGATGGGACAATGGGATGCTGTCGAGCTTTTTGTATCTGAATTAATAAAAAAAGATTAAAGTCTATGTATTTAATAATATAAATATATTGGCAGGGGGTGAATATAATGGAAAATGGCGTTATAATGCAGTATTTTGAATGGTATCTTCCGCCTGACGGAAACCATTGGAATAGATTAAAGAATGATGCAAAACATCTGTCTGACATAGGAATAACTGCCGTGTGGCTTCCTCCGGCTTATAAGGGAGCTAACGGAATATTTGATGTTGGATACAGTGTTTACGATATGTATGATTTAGGGGAGTTTGACCAAAAGGGGTCGGTTTCCACTAAGTATGGGACTAATAAGGAATATATTGAAGCTGTAGATGAGCTTCATAAATATGGTATTGATGTTTATGCGGATATAGTTTTCAATCAAAGAATAGGTGCTGACGGAACAGAGATTGTCCGGGCTATTGAGGATAACCCGCAAAACAGAGAACAGCAGACTTCAGGTATTGAAGAAATTGAAGCATGGACGAGATTCGATTTTTTAGGAAGAAATAATACATATTCGGATTTTAAATTGGATTGGAAGTGTTTTCACGGCGTAGATTATGATGAGAGAACAAAAAGAAGTTCAATATTTTTGTTTGAGGGTAAACACTGGGACGAAAATGTTGACAGAGAATTGGGTAACTATGATTATTTGATGGGGGCTGACACCGATTTTGATTATCAGCCGCTTAAACAAAGTTTATTTGATTGGATTGATTGGTATGTCGATACAGCAAATATTGACGGTTTTAGAATTGACGCAGTAAAACATATAAAATTTGAATTTTTTAAAGAGTGGCTGTCTTATATAAGAAACAGTAAAAAAAGAGAATTTTTTGCAGTTGGTGAATATTGGAGCAAGGATTTAGCCAGGCTTCAAAACTATCTCGGAATTTGTGAGAATGCTATGTCTCTGTTTGATGTTCCGCTTCATTTTAAATTTTTTGAGGCTTCAGCCAGTGACGGAAATATGGATATGTCAAAGCTTCTAGATGGAACTTTAGTGTCGTCTGAGCCGACAAAAGCTGTAACTTTTGTAGAAAATCATGATACCCAGGAGGGTCAGGCGCTCCAGTCTGCGGTTTTAAATTGGTTTAAACCTTCAGCATATGCTGTCACATTGCTGCGTAATGAAGGTTATCCCTGTATATTTTATGGAGATTATTATGGTGTTCCATCCCATAATGAAAAACCATTCATGGATATTTTGGATAAGCTTTTGTGGTTAAGAAAAGAAAAAGCTTTTGGTTCTCAAAACGACTATTTTGACGACTTTGATGTGGTTGGATGGACAAGGGAAGGCGACGACGAACATATAGGAACCGGACTTGCGGTTTTGATTACTGATAAGCGGGGCGGTGTTAAGAAAATGTATATAGGAAAAAGACATGCGGGAAAGATTTTTTATGATTGTATAGGAAATTGTGCTGATACTGTAACAATTGATAAAGAAGGTTATGGTGTTTTTGAAGTTTCTGACGGTTCCGTTTCGGTTTGGATATTAAAAAATGAATAATATACTAAAAAATC is from Monoglobus pectinilyticus and encodes:
- a CDS encoding alpha-amylase, with protein sequence MENGVIMQYFEWYLPPDGNHWNRLKNDAKHLSDIGITAVWLPPAYKGANGIFDVGYSVYDMYDLGEFDQKGSVSTKYGTNKEYIEAVDELHKYGIDVYADIVFNQRIGADGTEIVRAIEDNPQNREQQTSGIEEIEAWTRFDFLGRNNTYSDFKLDWKCFHGVDYDERTKRSSIFLFEGKHWDENVDRELGNYDYLMGADTDFDYQPLKQSLFDWIDWYVDTANIDGFRIDAVKHIKFEFFKEWLSYIRNSKKREFFAVGEYWSKDLARLQNYLGICENAMSLFDVPLHFKFFEASASDGNMDMSKLLDGTLVSSEPTKAVTFVENHDTQEGQALQSAVLNWFKPSAYAVTLLRNEGYPCIFYGDYYGVPSHNEKPFMDILDKLLWLRKEKAFGSQNDYFDDFDVVGWTREGDDEHIGTGLAVLITDKRGGVKKMYIGKRHAGKIFYDCIGNCADTVTIDKEGYGVFEVSDGSVSVWILKNE